A section of the Triticum dicoccoides isolate Atlit2015 ecotype Zavitan chromosome 7A, WEW_v2.0, whole genome shotgun sequence genome encodes:
- the LOC119328234 gene encoding uncharacterized protein LOC119328234 — protein sequence MFDGLINSKFYNRCKHAFKCTRTRLVVIRRKKQAMIGFLKKDVADLLTNGLDIHAFGRMDALIMEMNHASCYDMIEQYCDFLGKQLNSLQKQRDCPQESMEAVSTLIFATARFPDLPELCDLRHIFTERYGGSLEPFVSLEFIRKLESELFTNEEKFQVMQSIAEESSVGFDMRALEIKLWAARESEDDLLEKDSMNKDEPAVPLPIKQKDDGRLNDNTGRKNYDKSHGKEQLEKSVSPLDLKREKAQKDDNTRRRHADKAGGKEHLEKSVSPLQTEREEAQRRVQKLKKKDLRPSEKELMEAVELDINGLPKQGSGLVKFPETESNRIVPPIVKPKETKKELGVEKENNRGLGYHHRSPIPGRPDYTRRHANLGCKALGLQNQGPTSLSPTSGKTTNRPSPGSNPNGAKGRNCDEKEEGNSCLRGRPQHLEDLGHTVQNGQQAPHRVANVQPPYVKPKLGMQPVKDDPAKPIDSNCNMSERTDRLVDKDVLRPVSVRRRPAAPAFDEAPNGEKVTSQKGNSHRIQPSKHKGATDGYDRKGNGVGNGRNVERTPSGRPSHSGMRNGVLYDDDYDGSMQQPKAGEAEAIDFGNLLPRAANGHHRLNSRNTDVHGGDPDEEERMMDKLLMHYSKKGSGTDETKTTVETSRTANCHGRAVSLPHESVSPGEAAKVPARSTSMRSDCPGGVRVHPKMPDFEELAARVMALRNA from the exons ATGGATGCGCTGATAATGGAGATGAACCATGCTTCGTGCTACGACATGATTGAACAGTACTGCGATTTCCTTGGAAAACAACTCAACAGCCTGCAGAAACAGAG GGATTGCCCCCAGGAATCCATGGAGGCCGTGTCAACTCTAATTTTTGCTACTGCtcggttcccagacttgcctgaaCTGTGCGACTTAAGGCATATATTCACAGAAAGATATGGCGGTTCCCTTGAGCCTTTTGTTAGCCTGGAG TTTATCCGGAAACTTGAGTCTGAATTGTTTACAAATGAGGAAAAGTTTCAAGTAATGCAAAGTATTGCTGAAGAATCCTCAGTTGGTTTTGACATGAGGGCATTGGAAATCAAGTTATGGGCTGCACGGGAGTCTGAGGAT gatcttcttgaaaaggattcaaTGAACAAGGATGAACCGGCAGTGCCTTTGCCCATCAAGCAGAAGGATGATGGTCGGTtaaatgataatactggaaggaagaATTATGATAAATCTCATGGTAAGGAACAATTGGAGAAATCAGTTTCTCCTTTGGACTTGAAAAGAGAGAAGGCTCAAAAAGATGATAATACCAGAAGGCGGCATGCTGACAAAGCTGGCGGCAAGGAACATTTGGAGAAATCAGTATCTCCTCTGCAAACGGAAAGAGAGGAAGCTCAAAGGCGAGTTCAGAAACTGAAGAAAAAAGATCTCCGCCCTTCCGAGAAGGAGCTGATGGAAGCTGTGGAGCTAGATATCAATGGCCTACCGAAACAAGGTTCTGGTTTGGTGAAATTTCCTGAGACAGAAAGCAACAGAATAGTTCCACCAATTGTGAagccaaaagaaacaaagaaagaacTTGGTGTCGAAAAAGAGAATAACAGGGGGCTTGGCTATCACCACCGATCACCCATACCTGGCCGTCCTGATTATACCAGAAGACATGCAAACTTAGGGTGCAAAGCTCTTGGCCTGCAGAATCAAGGACCTACTTCACTGAGTCCTACAAGTGGTAAAACTACAAACAGGCCCTCTCCTGGTTCCAATCCGAATGGAGCGAAGGGAAGGAATTGTGATGAAAAAGAAGAGGGCAACAGTTGCTTGCGTGGCAGACCACAACACTTGGAAGATCTTGGACACACGGTGCAAAATGGACAGCAAGCGCCACACAGGGTGGCTAATGTGCAGCCTCCTTATGTCAAACCTAAACTTGGCATGCAGCCTGTGAAGGATGATCCTGCAAAACCAATTGACAGCAACTGCAATATGAGTGAAAGGACAGACCGCTTGGTTGACAAAGATGTGCTTCGGCCTGTTTCTGTTAGAAGGAGGCCAGCAGCACCTGCTTTTGATGAGGCACCTAACGGTGAAAAGGTCACAAGCCAAAAGGGCAACAGTCACAGGATACAACCAAGCAAACACAAGGGTGCTACCGATGGCTATgaccggaagggcaatggtgttggtaATGGCAGGAATGTTGAGAGAACTCCTAGTGGTCGACCAAGTCACTCAGGCATGAGAAACGGAGTTCTGTATGACGATGACTACGATGGATCCATGCAGCAGCCTAAAGCAGGTGAAGCTGAGGCTATTGACTTTGGTAATCTGTTGCCTCGGGCTGCAAACGGTCATCATCGACTCAATAGCAGGAACACTGATGTGCACGGTGGAGATCCTGATGAGGAAGAGAGGATGATGGACAAGCTTTTGATGCATTATAGCAAGAAAGGTTCAGGTACAGATGAAACCAAAACAACAGTAGAAACCAGCAGAACTGCTAACTGTCATGGAAGAGCAGTCTCGCTACCTCATGAATCCGTCAGCCCGGGTGAAGCTGCCAAGGTTCCTGCTCGGTCCACCTCAATGCGGTCAGACTGTCCTGGGGGTGTGCGCGTGCACCCAAAGATGCCGGACTTTGAGGAACTGGCTGCCCGGGTCATGGCCCTGAGGAATGCTTGA